Proteins encoded by one window of Venturia canescens isolate UGA chromosome 2, ASM1945775v1, whole genome shotgun sequence:
- the Tnks gene encoding poly [ADP-ribose] polymerase tankyrase — MAGRRSVLTNPESLAGSGTAADPLRELFEACKTGDLVRVKKLVSPKTVNARDTAGRKSTPLHFAAGYGRREVVEYLLSAGASIQARDDGGLHPLHNACSFGHSDVVRLLLEAGANPNTRDNWNYTPLHEAAIKGKIDVCIALLQHGADPNIRNTEGKTALELADSITKPVLTGEYRKDELLEAARSGNEERLLQLLNPLNVNCHASDGRRSTPLHLAAGYNRSRVVQILLQNGADVHAKDKGGLVPLHNACSYGHFEVTEALLKHGAAVNASDLWAFTPLHEGASKSRAEVCSLLLSEGADPTQLNCHSKSAIDVAPSLELQERLAYEYKGHCLLDACRQADPTKLKKFLSQEVVNFKHPYTGDTALHCAVASPYPKRKQVIEALVRKNASLNEKNKDFLTPLHVASDHSYYDAMDLLLRHGAKVNALDGLGQTALHRCAREDNVQACRILLSYSVDPSIVSLQGYTAAQVATENVLKILQDPPVGTEDAEVQLLDASKSGDLTAVERILQANPHAVNCRDLDGRHSTPLHFAAGYNRVPVVEYLLAHGADVHAKDKGGLVPLHNACSYGHYEVTELLVKHGASVNVADLWKFTPLHEAAAKGKCEIVRLLLRHGADATKKNRDGATPLDLVRESDQDVADLLRGNSALLDAAKKGNLARVQRLVTQDNINCRDAQGRNSTPLHLAAGYNNLEVAEFLLERGADVNAQDKGGLIPLHNASSYGHLDIAALLIKYNTVVNATDKWGFTPLHEAAQKGRTQLCALLLAHGADPFLKNQEGQSPVDLASADDVRCLLQDAMASQQVVPSLLPVNNSSGTGHVIVGINTINGANNNSMSTSSITNNMSSRPPSIVAVPVTPPPSLTQETVIMPSGAAMTLCVPLARPTSCLSPMPAATTAMATAASTTLTTTMTTTTTTTTMTTEMCSEREIKDGCDDRNCANITNVATFLQSLGLEHLLELLEREQITLDILAEMGHEDLKQVGVSAYGYRHKLIKGMDKLLSSAAGSIWQPSVNPGTLLVDLLSEDKEFLAVEEEMQSTIREHRDNGHSGGIFGRYNIVRIQKVQNRKLWERYAHRRQEVAEEVAAAGPASPSNVPRTNSSPTSPQANERMLFHGSSFINAIVQKGFDERHAYIGGMFGAGIYFAEHSSKSNQYVYGICGGTGCPTHKDRSCYICHRHLLLCRVTLGKSFLQFSAMKMAHAPPGHHSVMGRPSQGGLVFPEYVVYRGEQAYPEYLITYQIVRPQQETGNGGGGSGSGGSMGGEGAEER; from the exons ATGGCAGGACGACGGTCGGTATTGACAAATCCCGAGTCCCTAGCAGGATCAGGGACTGCGGCGGATCCTTTGAGAGAACTTTTTGAGGCTTGTAAGACGGGTGATCTTGTtcgtgttaaaaaattggtcagcCCCAAAACGGTCAACGCGAGAGATACCGCGGGACGCAAGTCCACCCCCCTGCATTTCGCAGCTG GATACGGCAGGCGGGAGGTAGTGGAATATTTACTGTCGGCGGGAGCTTCGATACAAGCAAGAGACGACGGAGGTCTTCATCCGCTGCATAACGCATGTTCTTTTGGACATTCGGACGTAGTCAGACTCCTCCTGGAAGCTGGGGCAAACCCCAATACTCGCGACAATTGGAACTACACCCCGCTTCATGAAGCTGCAATAAAA GGCAAGATCGACGTGTGCATAGCTCTTCTTCAGCACGGCGCTGATCCTAACATCAGGAATACAGAAGGTAAAACAGCCCTGGAACTGGCAGACTCCATCACTAAACCGGTCCTCACGGGAGAATACAGGAAGGATGAGCTCTTGGAAGCTGCTCGATCGGGCAACGAAGAGAGGCTCCTCCAATTGCTGAATCCTCTCAACGTTAACTGCCACGCTAGCGACGGGCGGAGATCCACACCTTTGCATCTGGCAGCGGGTTACAATCGTTCCAGGGTTGTCCAGATATTGCTACAGAACGGGGCGGATGTACACGCAAAGGACAAAGG GGGCCTCGTACCGCTTCACAACGCTTGCTCTTACGGACATTTTGAGGTGACGGAAGCGCTGTTGAAGCACGGTGCTGCGGTAAATGCAAGCGATCTATGGGCTTTCACACCTCTCCACGAGGGTGCTAGTAAATCGCGAGCCGAGGTCTGCTCGCTCTTGCTCAGCGAGGGAGCTGATCCAACACAACTCAACTGCCACAGTAAGAGCGCGATCGACGTAGCACCGAGTCTCGAGCTCCAGGAACGTCTAGCCT ACGAATACAAGGGACACTGCCTTTTGGACGCTTGCAGGCAGGCGGATccgacaaaattgaaaaaattcctttctCAAGAGGTGGTTAACTTCAAACATCCATATACGGGAGACACGGCGCTTCATTGTGCGGTCGCTTCCCCCTATCCCAAGAGGAAGCAAGTAATCGAAGCTCTGGTACGTAAAAACGCGAGCCTCaacgagaaaaacaaagacTTTTTGACGCCTCTTCACGTGGCGAGCGATCATTCCTATTACGACGCTATGGACCTTCTTCTGAGACACGGAGCGAAGGTCAACGCTCTCGACGGACTTGGACAGACGGCGTTACACAG ATGCGCCCGAGAGGACAACGTTCAGGCCTGCAGAATATTACTCTCGTACAGCGTCGATCCATCGATCGTTTCTCTCCAAGGATACACGGCTGCCCAAGTTGCCACGGAGAACGTCCTCAAAATATTACAGG ACCCACCGGTTGGTACGGAGGATGCAGAGGTGCAGCTTCTAGATGCTAGCAAATCGGGCGATTTGACCGCTGTCGAAAGAATCCTTCAGGCAAATCCGCATGCCGTCAATTGTCGGGATTTGGATGGCAGGCATTCGACACCCCTCCATTTTGCAGCGGGTTACAACCGCGTCCCTGTTGTCGAGTACCTATTGGCCCACGGAGCTGATGTTCACGCCAAGGACAAAGG GGGTCTGGTGCCTCTACATAACGCGTGCTCCTACGGACATTACGAGGTAACGGAACTCTTGGTGAAGCACGGTGCTTCCGTTAACGTGGCAGATCTATGGAAATTCACGCCTCTCCACGAAGCTGCGGCGAAAGGAAAATGCGAGATAGTCAGACTGCTGCTCAGACACGGAGCGgacgcaacaaaaaaaaatcgtgacggCGCGACGCCTCTCGATCTCGTCAGAGAGAGCGACCAGGACGTTGCCGATTTACTACGAGGCAACAGTGCCCTCCTCGATGCTGCGAAAAAGGGAAATTTGGCTCGAGTCCAAAGACTCGTTACGCAGGACAATATTAATTGTAGAGACGCTCAGGGTCGGAATAGCACACCGCTCCATCTAGCCG CGGGTTACAACAATCTTGAAGTGGCGGAGTTTCTCCTGGAAAGAGGGGCGGACGTGAATGCCCAGGACAAGGGAGGTCTTATACCGCTTCACAACGCTTCGAGCTACGGACATCTCGATATAGCGGCTCTCCTCATTAAATATAACACTGTCGTCAATGCCACGGACAAATGGGGCTTCACGCCGTTGCACGAGGCCGCCCAGAAGGGACGAACACAACTGTGCGCTCTCTTGCTCGCTCACGGGGCTGATCCTTTCCTCAAGAATCAGGAAGGCCAAAGTCCGGTGGACCTCGCCAGTGCCGACGACGTCCGATGTTTGTTGCAAGATGCAATGGCCTCTCAACAAGTCGTACCATCCCTCTTACCTGTAAATAACAGCAGCGGTACAGGTCACGTAATCGTCGGTATTAATACCATTAATGGTGCCAACAACAACAGCATGAGCACGAGTAGCATCACCAACAACATGAGCAGTCGTCCACCCAGCATAGTAGCGG tTCCCGTCACACCGCCACCTTCTTTGACCCAAGAGACTGTTATCATGCCGTCCGGAGCTGCGATGACTCTCTGCGTTCCGCTCGCTCGTCCGACCAGTTGTTTGAGTCCCATGCCAGCGGCGACGACGGCGATGGCTACAGCCGCATCAACAACGCTAACGACTActatgacgacgacgacgacgacgacgacgatgacaacGGAAATGTGTTCCGAACGCGAGATCAAAGACGGATGCGACGATCGTAATTGCGCCAATATTACAAACGTCGCAACTTTCCTACAGAGTCTCGGACTCGAACATCTGCTTGAATTGTTGGAACGTGAACAAATAACCCTCGATATACTGGCCGAAATGGGCCACGAAGATCTCAAACAGGTTGGGGTTTCGGCATACGGTTATCGTCACAAACTCATCAAAGGGATGGACAAGCTATTGAGCTCCGCCGCCGGATCGATATGGCAACCTTCCGTAAACCCGGGAACGCTCCTCGTCGACCTGCTCAGCGAAGACAAGGAATTTCTGGCGGTCGAGGAAGAAATGCAGAGCACGATAAGGGAGCACCGAGACAATGGACATTCGGGTGGAATATTTGGACGTTACAACATCGTAAGG ATACAAAAAGTCcaaaatcgaaaactatgggagCGTTACGCGCATCGACGGCAAGAAGTAGCGGAAGAGGTCGCAGCGGCCGGTCCAGCTTCGCCGAGTAACGTTCCCAGAACGAATTCGAGTCCCACATCACCTCAAGCGAATGAAAGAATGCTGTTCCATGGTAGTTCCTTCATAAACGCGATCGTTCAGAAGGGTTTCGACGAGAGACACGCTTACATAGGCGGTATGTTTGGAGCAGGCATTTATTTCGCCGAGCACAGCAGCAAGAGCAATCAGTACGTTTACGGGATCTGCGGTGGAACCGGATGTCCGACCCACAAGGATAGAAGTTGCTACATATGTCACCG GCATTTATTACTGTGCCGGGTAACCCTCGGCAAGTCTTTCCTTCAATTTTCGGCAATGAAAATGGCTCATGCCCCACCGGGTCATCACAGCGTGATGGGTAGACCCTCGCAGGGCGGCCTCGTATTTCCGGAATACGTTGTTTATCGGGGCGAACAGGCGTATCCGGAATATCTGATAACGTATCAGATCGTCAGACCGCAACAGGAGACCGGCAATGGCGGTGGCGGCAGCGGCTCCGGTGGTAGCATGGGGGGCGAAGGAGccgaagaacggtga